The genomic window TGGGGTTCCCCACCCATTCCTTGGTCTCTCAGCTGGGACTGCCAAATGTTCCATGGTGAGCAGGTCTATGCAAACCTACCCTCAAAAGctgagaggctgaagaaagaggctgacaaatccagttcctcagaaaataaacatttaataggAATTTGCAAACAGAAGCGATGTTTCGATCCCCACACCTGTCCTCCAGAAAGTACTGTTTATAGAGCAAGCTTTTTTGGTAAAACATGTGCAGCTGTCACATCTCAGACTTTCTTGCAAAATTCATGACTGCTGGAGAAGTTAGGTAAGCATCTTTATGAGGGTTTATCTATGCTACAGGCGTTGTGTAAAGATTTTGGTGCAGGAGTCAACCATTGGCCATTATGGCAATTTTGCTTGAAGACAACACCACTCTTGCCATGCCACAGGCTATTTTCCTACAGTGTAAAGCGTATACCTCTGGATACAATGTGTAATCCTTCCTCCTCGCTTACATTATTTTTCTGTCCATCTAAACTTGCTAAGGATTCTTTCATGTTCCTGCCAAAAATGGTCCTAGAGAGAGCTTAATAGACACTAAGGTTTGGCTTTGGAAGTGGTGTTAAGGGAATGTGTTAAGTGGTGGAATTATGTGTGACacatattttccctttttcaaatttgcattttctagaattacgttgattttaaaattaaaaaaatgtaaagtggGCAAGCCACATTTGAAATCTGGACCGCAACCCTCTCAGGGGCTTCCGTGCAGCATGTGATGTCACCACCTCAGTGCTGCAGTCCTTGGTGGGCCCCAGCCCCCGCATGAGGTGAGAAGGGATCACAGGACAGTTGGGGCAGCACCAgagtgggcaggggtgggggtgggcaccAGTTCTCACTTGTTCACTGATGTAAGCCTGTTACAGGACCAACAGGTTTGTATGCTGGCTGCACAGTAAAGGCCAATGACACTGAGACAGCAGGGATGCAGCCGAGAGTTTAATTATTGCAGGGCACCAagtgaggagatgggaggagacCCTCAAATCCATCTGGGGTTTTTAAGGGGATCATGGAGGGTGAGGGGCTGGAAAACTGGGGTAGTTGATTGGCCAGGGCAGAGGGGATGACATCACCAGGATGTGGAAACTGCATTCTTTGGTGTGGGCAGCTCCTCGTGGGGTTCTTCAGACCAGCTCAGTCAGTAGTCGTATGGTATGCAGGACCTGAAGGCGTATCTCAAAGGGAAAACTTAGCATTTCATAATGTTCAAGTTGTCATCTATAGAGCAGTTGAAGGGAACTGTAATCTAGGGTCTACGTGACTCCAGGACACAGGCACACACGCCTACGTGGAAGCATGTCGGGGGAAGGCTGACCGAATGATGAACGCTGAATGTGCTGCAAGCTTCGTTTACTTTCATTTCTCCCCTCTTCTTCCCTGACTAATTTGATAAAGTTTATAGGGGCAGTTTCAAGCCCTTTTACAAATACCATTCGGAGTCCTATGCAGTAGCTAGGGCAATGAGTGCGTGGCAGGGGCCACATGGCCgctgtggggagaaagggatggaCCTTTTACGGTGGAAGTTTGGGGGTCAGTACTGAGACTGCCAATCCCAGCAGACAGAATGAGTGTCttttccctccaccctcccctccttctttttcgtttctcttctcctctctccaaTTTCTGTTTTGCGATCGTGAAGGCCCAGTTTTTGGTAAGTAATTATATTAAGTACTTATCTAAATAATTAAGGGTCTTTTGAGAAACATAATTAGTctactaggtttttttttttttttttttttaaaagaaaagccaggcgctcacgcctgtaatcccagcactttgggaggccgaggtgggtggatcacgaggtcagatcaagaccatcctggctaacacagtgaaaccccgtctctactaaaaatgcaaaaaagtagccaggtgtggtggcgggtgcctgtaatctcaacttctcgggaggctgaggcaggagaatggcgtgaacccgggaggcagagctggcagtgagctgagattgtgccattgcactccagcctgggcgacagagcgagactccgtctcaaaaaaaaaaaaagaaaaaaaaaaaagagggctttCCTATCATCTTCCACATGCCCCAGCCCCCATTGAACAGAGGCATCTCAGGCCCATGGAGTCAGTAAATATATGACCTAGGCTTTCTCCATCATATGGACTTGGTATTTGTTCCCTGAGAAACACATTTCTGACGACATTACCAaggtcaaaagaaagaaacaaattgtgGTTGACAGAAATTTCAAGACTCTTTCTCTTTGGAAACATGACGAcgtaatgaaattaaaattccCTAGGCTTCGGATGAAGTACCCCAAACATGTCAAGTCTGGCTGGACGCTGGGCAGCACCAGGGACCAGGAGGAGCTGGTCATTTACTTGCCCTAGGCAGCTCCTTCCTGTGACCCCTGCACAGTCCACTGCATCCATCAGTGTGGCCTACCCTGTGCCTCAGCTGCAGTGGGTCTCCTGGTGGCCGTCTCCCAATGGCACTGAGGTGAGGGGAAGGGCGGACTTGCAGGAACAAATGGAGTCAGAAGGGAGCAAACACAGTCAGGAATGCACAGTCTTCTCCACACAGCAGTGATCATATTCAGATGCAAGTCAGGTCATCCTCCTCTGCTCAGAACCCTCCAGGATCTCCCCTTCTCAcacagagtaaaagccaaagtcttgGTCATGGCCACAGACCTTCATGACACACCCCAGCACCTCTCTCCCTTGCTCACTCTACTCCTAGCCATGCTGCCCTGCAACACTCCAGGTCTCAGGCCTGGTGTCCCATTAACTATTCTCTCTGCCTGATACATgaatatccttttattttcatttgacacACTCTCATGTGCTTTGAGTCactgctcaaatgtcatctcaGTGAGACCTTCCCCATTTAAAACCAAACCCCTCCTGGACCCCACATGGGCCCCGATCCCTCcctgttttcatgctgctttcCAGCAATCATCACCCCACACAGACCTTGATCCCCCCAGCTTTTGTGCTGTTTTCCAGCAATCGTCACCATTAAGTCATTTTCTCTTCCCACTGGCACGTAAACTCCACAAGGCAGGCACTTATGCCTCTCTTGTTCCTGTTGTATCCTTGCACCTTGGCACCTCATGCCTGGCAGATAGAAagcattcaacaagtatttactggaACGACGAGTAACCAAATCCAGGCTAGAAAGGGAGAAACATGAGGCCAGAGAGGAGCCTGACTGAGGAGGCACAAGTCAGCAGATTGGCCAGCACGATGTTGGAAGACTGGGCAGGCGAGTTAGGAAGGTAACAGGGCCATGCTGCTGTTGAAATTCTGGGTGTTGCCTTGGGAAAAAGCGctgtggtggaggtgatggtgagaCCTGGGGTCGGGGGAGTCTGCGCAGTCAACACCCTGTGGGTGGGGTGCCGGCCTCTGGGGTGAGCACAGGCTGAAGCCTGTGGGACTGACCTTCCCATCCTCAAGTCGACACTTCCACACTTTCTTCGCTCTTCAAATTTCTCACAACCTCTCCCTCCCCATTTGCAATTGAGGTCTTTGCCTCCTGCATCCTTGAAACCATCCCACCAAACCTACAAACTGAGTACATTTGccccatttttctcctttcttcttggAAATGCAGGAGGTATCTGTCTATCCAAGACTAACCCCTTGACCTCTAGGGGATCTTtgttccttctccctccctctcagcTCCACCAGTCCCCGCCTTTGCTCTCCTTGACTGTGCAGACCTTCCAGTCACCCTCACACATCACCCAGCCTCTGTCCCTCTGTCACCCTCACATGCCACCCAGCCTCTGTCCCTGTCACACCGAGATGGGCCCTGGCAGGACCACCAGCCCTTTCCCTGAAGCCAAGTCTCAACTTCCTCCTCCTCAATGTCTGATGCGATGGCTCCTCCCCTGGTCAGCTCTGTCTCTTCCCTTCAGGTGCCTTTGTTGCTTCTCTTATCCACCAGAATGTTCAAAGCTGGGGAATCTTAGGCCTCTGTCCCAAGTCCTCTAATGATCTTCCCAGGGTAACTCATGCTTTCCCAAAGATGCGTATCTCATTTAAGAAAAATGCTAATGACTCCGAAATTCACATTTCCATACCAAATCTGTCTTTAAGCTCCAGATTaatagtgaactgagatctcaaCTTCTCTTGTATCTCACAGACACCTCAAGCTTAACATGCCCAAAAGAGAAATCTTGATTTCCACCCACTGGCACTGGCGTGCGGGCCGAGACCCACACCCTGCCATCCTAGAGGTGACTGAACTGGGTTACCCGCCTGAGGCTGGCCCTGTCAGACTTTCTCCTACAGACCATGAACTGAGGACACAGCAACTTTCACAGACTGGTTCTGTCCCCAGACGTGTGAGGACAAGTGAACTGGAGAGCAGACTGTGGAGCAGCCATTTCCTTGCcacatctaaagaaaaaagaatgaaatggatGCGGAGGAACAAAGAGCTTGCAGCTGTTCCTGACGGCACTCACCTCCTGTTCCCCATGACAAGAAATGCCCTTCTAACTTATGCTAGTCCAGTGGATGTCTTTATTTGCTACCAAACAAACATGAAGACACCTGCTACTTACATGTGTCTTTTTCTGGGTGAACTGAGATAATGTGGACTAGTTCCCAAATGCTTCCTGTCTGGATTTTGACTGGGGATGCACTGAATTCGCAGAGCGATTTAGGAAAATTTTCATCTTCATGATATTGAGTCTATGGACAAACAAGATAGACTTCAGTATTTATTCATGTCGCTCTTTTCCTAATGTCCCTCTGAAGAATTTCATAGTTTAAAAAGGGAGCTCACTTacctataaaaaaagaaaatcaacaaggatgAGGGAAACCACTAATACGGAACACAACAGAAACAAATACAATGAATTGTTACATGTGAATAACATAGCCaccatgaaagagaaaaaaaccaagACAAAACAAAGACTCAAGTATCTTTTTTATGAAGTATTTTGACTACAGAGCCTCAAATCAAAGTGCAAAAGCCAGTAGACAGATATTGGACCATCAACAGGTTGTTGTTACACAGTGGTTATGGATTAACAATTCAAAAATTACTTTTAGTATATTCCAAGATTGAGAAAATCTATTGTGTAAAAATACTGAGGATAATAGGgatcatatttttgttttaaaaatttttgttttaaaaaaagtatgGAGAGAAGGAAGGCTAGACTGAACCCTGTGGTACTGGACTGGAATTCATGGCACTGGAATAAATTCATGGTTTTAAATACATTGATGGCTATTTAAATTGATACAAGATGGTGTGTTTACATAgaaacacatacatttatttcctAGCTCTCTGCTGAGAAGCCCCAGAAGCAGTGACACCCTCATGACAGTGAGCACACCTAACACCCAGATCTTGTTTTCTAAAAACTATTCTCCACAGAAAGGTACCAGGCTCCTGGGAAAAGAACTTATTCCACAGCTGGTCCTTTACCTTGGGGAAGCCTGGCAGTCACAGTCTTAACCAAGTGATAAAGATCACATCACGTGAAAGGGACCACAAAACCGATCATGGACCTCCTGATATGACACACCAAGGACACATCTCTTCTGTGGTTCCTGGCAAAATCATCAGGAAACACTGGACAAACCCAAGGTAAAGAACAGTCTACAGAGTAACTGCCTCATGCTCTTCAAAGATGGCAACATTTATCTTTGAAAGACAAGagactggctgggtgcggtagctcatgcctgtagtcccagcaatttgggaggctgaggcaggaggatcacttaaggtcaagagtttgagaccagcctggacaacttggtaaaacctcgtctctactgaaaatcacaaaaaaaaaaaaaaaaaaaaaaaaatattagcgggtgcctgtagtcccagctacttgggaggctgaggcatgagaattgcttgaacccgagaggtggaggttgcagtgagccgagatcatgccactgcactcccgcctgggcaacagagcaagactctgtttgaaaaaaagaaaaaagagactaaAGAAGTACTCCAGATGGAAGGACATGACAACTACGTATGGGTGATCTCAGACTGGGTCCTcagccaggaattttttttttttttttttttttaaatttctataggctaggtgcggtggctcacgcctataatcccagcattttgggagaccaaggcgggtggatcacctgaggtcgggagtttgagaccagcctgaccaacatggagaaactctgtctctactaataaaaatacaaattagctggacgaggtggtgcatgcctgtaatcccagccacttgggaggctgagacaggagaatcacttgaactcaggaggtgaaggttgtagtgagccaagattgcaccattgcactccagcctgggcaaccagaggaaaactctgtctcaaaaataaataaataaataaataaattctacaaAGGGCATTACCAGGACAACTGGCAAAACATTAACAAGGTTTATAGATTAGAGCATGTCACCAACACTcactttctggccaggcacaatggctcacgtctataatcctagcactttggctggatcacttgaggccaggagttcaagacgagcctgggcaacataggaagaccccatctttacaaaaacaaaagtaacctGCCGGgggtgatggcacacacctgtggtcccagctatttgggaggccgaggtgacaggactgcttgaacccaggaggttgaggtacagtgtgctgtgattacaccactgcactccaacctgggtgagcaAGACCCGGCCTCAAAAAAACCCAATTCATTTTCCAACAAATATTATGGTCGTGAAAAAGAACATCCTTGTTCTTAGGAAGCACATGCTGATGTATTTAGGGGTAAGGTGCATCACATCTGCAACTTAGTCTCAGGACAAACGTGTATCTACAGTGAGGGAGAAGATGATGATGACacagcaaatgtggcaaaatgctAACTGGGGAATTTGAGTGAAGATATTTGGGTGTTCTTTGTGGTACTCGTAATACTTTTGtgtgtgaaattatttcacaatttggccgggcgcggtggctcacgcctgtaatcccagcactttgggaggccgaggcgggcggatcacaaggtcaggagatcgagaccacggtgaaagcccgtctctactaaaaatacaaaaaattagccgggcgcggttgtgggcgcctgtagtcccagctactcgggaggctgaggcaggagaatggcgtgaacccgggaggcggagcttgcagtgagccgagattgcgccactgcactccagcctgggcgacagagcgagactccgtctcaaaaaaaaaaaaaaaaaaaaaaaaaaaaagaaattatttcacaatttaaaaactacaaaaatgtagCTTCTAGTGGACATTTAAGGGCATTTATGACTATTCAAAATCTCCTAAAACCTCATGTTTTAGAAGCTCTCTGCAGCCTTTCTAACACAGAAGCCACCATCTACACTTCCTGGCCTCCCTTGCTGCTAGTGGAGAACAAGAATTGGTTTGGGTGGTCAGGTCTGTCTGCACAAGACTCTTAAAGCAGAGTTAAATAGGAAAACTAGACTTCCGCATGCTCACCTACGTCACAGCAGAGCTGTGGGGTTCCTAAGTAGTCAGCAGTTCCCTTGGCAGGGGAGTTCCATGGGATGGTTCTGGATTATTTCCCGGAAGCTTGGACTCCAGTCTATTTCTTCAGCTTAGTGCTTCTGTGAGATACTAATTTTCAGTTAATGTTAGTAATGCCTAGCAGAGATTGCCAAGGACTAGGTACAGGTTTAAAATACTTtacatggccaggcgtggtggctcacacctgtaatcccagcactttgggaggccgaggcaggtggatcatgaggtcaagagatcgagaccagcctggccaacatggtaaaatcctgtctctactaaaaatacaaaaattagctgggcgtggtggcggatgcctgtagtcccagctacttgggaggctgaggcaggagaatcgcttgaacccgggaggtggaggttgcagtgagctgagatcgcgccattgcactccagcctgggtgacatagcaaaactccatctcaaaaaataaaataaaaataataaaatactttacacATACCATTTCAATCTTCATAAAACTCTTAACTGCAGTAAGAACTCAGGTCAACACTTAGGTCTTGCATCTCTCCAGAGGGCGTACAGTGTGTTGGGGAGTGGTAAGGAGAATGAAGGTTCTGGGGCTGTGGGAACTGTGCAGGAATCACCCATCTGCACACAGTCAGCCACTCCACAGTACAGACTAGTCCCTTGGTCACAAAACACATTTCAACTCCTCCAAGAACTCTTGAGTCCTGAGAGTCAACTGAGGTCACAGGGAGCATCCTAAGGCAGGATGTGCAAACTTTCCTATCAAGGACCAGAAAGAAATACTTTGGCTTTGTGCACCATATGGAATCTACCACAAGTGCTCGATTCTGTGGTGCAGAAGCTGCCACAGCTCTCTGTAAACAAATGGGCACAGCTGCGTTCCAACAAAACTTTTATCTACTAAAACAGATCAGGGCTAGGTTTTTCATGAAACTGTGTCCTGACACCCCCAGACCCACTGGCTAGCAGGGAGGGGCTGCTCAGCATCTGGGCTTTCTCCTTGTTCAGGGAACAGGAGCAGAGCTCTGAGAACTAAGGATGGGGGTGAGTGAGCTGGGTCCTCAAGGCAGGGCACTTACTAGGTGGAAAAAACAGCTTGCAAGCTCTTGGGCATGAAAATGAGGTGCATGGAGAGAGCTTCCTCTGTGGCCCAGAAGTCAGAAGCTGGaacagccacatggaactgtgcaGCAGCCCAGAACAGGACATGGGGGCCTGAGTCACAGCAGACCAGTGAGAGGAGAAAGCTGACCTCAGATTGCAGATCTGTATAAAGAAAagtggggtggtgggggagcCTTGGGTTCAAGTTTTGGAACGGAGGGACAAAGAAGGGCAGGGAATTGGTGATGAGTAGGTACCACTTCTGGGGAAGATGACAGAGCAATCAGACCTGAAAAACTTGACTTACTCAAAATATCAATTACAGCCAGTGACAAAGAATTCACCCCACACAATGAATTACCAATCAAAAAAACTACTATGGTTATCTCAAACCAAATGTCACTTTACTTTTTTGGTAACTTTTGATTACAATAATAAACTCTATTCATGAATATGTAGCCTCCATAATCTTCTCCCTTGTAACAAACGTGCAGTCTGTTCACAAGCTGTAAAAACAAACCCAAACTCAAGACATCACAAGAGGCAAGAGCAGTGGCAGTGAGAAGGGAGCCCGTAAAGGATGTTTCAAAGGAGGGTCCCAGGCCATGTGGCCACTGGATGTGGGGCAGTGAGCTGAGTGCAGGCTTTCGGTCTGGGAAGTGGCAGAGGCTGAGACAATGGCCAAAGTGGAGCTGGAGAGGAGACTATGCTCAATTTCACTCCTGCCAGCCCAACAGGCTACTCCCTGGTGTGAATCAACTGGTGTTTGATCAACTTTGATCGCTggctgaaggctttcccacaagCAGCGCAGTCGTAGGGCTTCACCCCAGTGTGGATCCTCTGGTGCTGGATGAGGACGGAACGCTggctgaaggctttcccacactcaCTGCATTTGTAGGGGCGCTCGCCAGTGTGGATTATCTGATGCTGAATGAGGTGTGAGCTCTGGCTGAAGCCCTTACCGCATTCAACGCAGGTGTAGGGTTTTTCCCCAGTATGAACTTTCTGGTGGTGAATGAGATTGGAGCTTCGGTTGAAGGCTTTGCCACACTGGCTACACTCATGGGGCTTCAGCCCATTATGAATCCTCTGATGCTGAATGAGGGTTGAGCTCTGGCTGAAGGTTTTTCCACATTCAGTACATTcatagggcttctctccagtgtggacTCGCTGGTGAAGGATGAGGTTGGAGCTGCGACCAAAGGTCTTCCCACACTCGTGGCACTCATAGGGCTTGTCACCTGTGTGCACGCCCTGGTGTTGAATGAGGGCTGAGCTGTGGCTGAAGGCCTTCCCACAGACACTGCATCTGTACGGCTTCTCTCCTGTGTGGATTATCTGGTGCTTCCGGAGCACTGAGCTGTAACTAAAGGCTTTTCCGCACACGGTACACACGTGaggcttttctccagtgtgaattctccGGTGTTGAATAAGGCTGGAGCTCTGACTAAATGCTTTCCCGCAGTCGCTGCActtatagggtttctctccagtgtgaaccCTGTGGTGTTTAATGAGGTTGGAGACCCGACTGAAGGGCTTGCCACAATCATTACACTcgtaaggcttctctccagtgtggacCCTCTGGTGCTTCCTCAGGTGTGCACTCTGGCTGAAGGCTTTCCCGCACTCGCCACACTCAAAAGGCttctctcctgtgtgagttctGTGGTGTTTGATGAGGTTTGAACTTCGCCTGAAGGCCTTCCCACACTCACTGCACACGTACGGCTTCTCCCCAGAATGGATTCTTTGATGTTGGATGAGGTTTGAGCTCCGCCTGAAAGCCTTCCCACATTCATTGCATTCATAGGGCTTCTCACTCATGTGAGACTTTTGGTGCTTTTTAAGGCTTGAGTTCTggctgaaggcttttccacattcgtTACACATATACGGCCTCTCACTGCTGTGGTGACTCTGATGCCTAGAAAAGTCTGAGCACCCTCGGAGGGCTTTCCCACATTCGCTGCACTGGCAGGCTTTCTCACTCATATGAGATCGATGACAGCTTTTAAGAACTGAGTTCTGGCTGAAGGTTTTCCCACAACCATTGCACATAAAGGAAGTCTCTCCAATGTGGAATATTTGATGCTGAATAAGGTCAGGATTTCCTTGGAAggttttcccacattcattacatatGAGTGGACTTTCAGCTGTGGGAACCCCCTCGTGACCAGTTAGGTCCACGCAGTGCTGGAAACTTTGGCCATCCATGTCATACGGATGTGGCCTCTCTTCTGTAGGGATTTCCTGACATGACATCAGGTTTGGGCTCAGACTGAAGCAACTGTCAAAACCATTACAGGCCAGATCTTTCTCCTCTAAGGCGCCCCTAAGGAGCCCCAGGGCCGCTGGTGTGAAGTCCCCCTCCTGGGAGAGGGACTGTGGCAGCCTCCTGCCTTCAGAGACTCCCCAGTCTCTTTCTGATGCATCATCACACAGATCTCCAAGCTCGGGCACCTGGGAAACACCAGCACAGTGTTCTGATATTTCTGTCTGTGATTCCATATCTTCATGAACGTCTTCCTTGTGAAGAAACTCCTTGTCTTCAGTCCTGGTGTTGCAATCTGAAACAATAAATAGAATATCACTTGGAAGGCAGTGCTGCAACAGAAGCAGGAACGCAGACAGCCAGAGTTGCGCCCACTAACTGTGGAGGAGGCAAGGGGAGCAGGGGACCCTCCAGGGTGGCAGTCCAGATCAGAGGGCATCAGGGAGGAGTGGGAGGAGTGCTGGATGACAAGGCTGCATGGGGCTGCAGATGAGTACCACTGACCTGCCCTCCCCACGACTCCGCATCTCAGCAAACGTTACTGCAGTCTGCCTTCCGGCTCAGGCCAAAATCCTGGGTGCCCCTTGACTCCCCTCTTCTTCGACACCCACACCAAACCACTGGCAAGTCCCGTCGGCTCTACCTTGGAATGCAGCCCAAATCCAGGTGCTTCTCACCTCTCCCACCTGTACCAGAAAAACACCTCACACCACTCCTCACACTGTTACATATTTTACCCTTTTTTCTCTCCACACTGCCAGGTGTGAGCCTTACCAGCCTATCTCTAGTTCTCTCAGTGCACACTAATGGCACTGAGCTTGGTCTTAGGAGACACTAGAGTAGAGAGAGACCCCGTTGCACACAGAGAAGAAACCCAGCTGGCTCTCAGAGCCTGGCAAGTCGAGTCGCATGGAGGCATCATTCAACCACTCCGGTGTGGCAGGGACCTGTGTGGAACATCAGATTCCATCCTGTTCAAC from Macaca mulatta isolate MMU2019108-1 chromosome 8, T2T-MMU8v2.0, whole genome shotgun sequence includes these protein-coding regions:
- the ZNF16 gene encoding zinc finger protein 16 isoform X1, whose amino-acid sequence is MPATRSDKSGHRRTQAHSRTQAHSRTLAHSRTQPHSRVEAHCGTQAHSRTQAQQDTGPQQDTGPTARHRPTAGPRPTAGYRPYGGCPPIMVLVMPSLRTRREEAEMELSAPGPSPWTPAAQAPVNDAPAATHPGSAACGPPCCSDTELEAICPHYQQPDCNTRTEDKEFLHKEDVHEDMESQTEISEHCAGVSQVPELGDLCDDASERDWGVSEGRRLPQSLSQEGDFTPAALGLLRGALEEKDLACNGFDSCFSLSPNLMSCQEIPTEERPHPYDMDGQSFQHCVDLTGHEGVPTAESPLICNECGKTFQGNPDLIQHQIFHIGETSFMCNGCGKTFSQNSVLKSCHRSHMSEKACQCSECGKALRGCSDFSRHQSHHSSERPYMCNECGKAFSQNSSLKKHQKSHMSEKPYECNECGKAFRRSSNLIQHQRIHSGEKPYVCSECGKAFRRSSNLIKHHRTHTGEKPFECGECGKAFSQSAHLRKHQRVHTGEKPYECNDCGKPFSRVSNLIKHHRVHTGEKPYKCSDCGKAFSQSSSLIQHRRIHTGEKPHVCTVCGKAFSYSSVLRKHQIIHTGEKPYRCSVCGKAFSHSSALIQHQGVHTGDKPYECHECGKTFGRSSNLILHQRVHTGEKPYECTECGKTFSQSSTLIQHQRIHNGLKPHECSQCGKAFNRSSNLIHHQKVHTGEKPYTCVECGKGFSQSSHLIQHQIIHTGERPYKCSECGKAFSQRSVLIQHQRIHTGVKPYDCAACGKAFSQRSKLIKHQLIHTRE
- the ZNF16 gene encoding zinc finger protein 16 isoform X6, which translates into the protein MVLVMPSLRTRREEAEMELSAPGPSPWTPAAQAPVNDAPAATHPGSAACGPPCCSDTELEAICPHYQQPDCNTRTEDKEFLHKEDVHEDMESQTEISEHCAGVSQVPELGDLCDDASERDWGVSEGRRLPQSLSQEGDFTPAALGLLRGALEEKDLACNGFDSCFSLSPNLMSCQEIPTEERPHPYDMDGQSFQHCVDLTGHEGVPTAESPLICNECGKTFQGNPDLIQHQIFHIGETSFMCNGCGKTFSQNSVLKSCHRSHMSEKACQCSECGKALRGCSDFSRHQSHHSSERPYMCNECGKAFSQNSSLKKHQKSHMSEKPYECNECGKAFRRSSNLIQHQRIHSGEKPYVCSECGKAFRRSSNLIKHHRTHTGEKPFECGECGKAFSQSAHLRKHQRVHTGEKPYECNDCGKPFSRVSNLIKHHRVHTGEKPYKCSDCGKAFSQSSSLIQHRRIHTGEKPHVCTVCGKAFSYSSVLRKHQIIHTGEKPYRCSVCGKAFSHSSALIQHQGVHTGDKPYECHECGKTFGRSSNLILHQRVHTGEKPYECTECGKTFSQSSTLIQHQRIHNGLKPHECSQCGKAFNRSSNLIHHQKVHTGEKPYTCVECGKGFSQSSHLIQHQIIHTGERPYKCSECGKAFSQRSVLIQHQRIHTGVKPYDCAACGKAFSQRSKLIKHQLIHTRE
- the ZNF16 gene encoding zinc finger protein 16 isoform X3, with protein sequence MRWFPARGRRGGLAVPGVRCEVGDAQSRAGGETGFRPQMSCLGGPVLVMPSLRTRREEAEMELSAPGPSPWTPAAQAPVNDAPAATHPGSAACGPPCCSDTELEAICPHYQQPDCNTRTEDKEFLHKEDVHEDMESQTEISEHCAGVSQVPELGDLCDDASERDWGVSEGRRLPQSLSQEGDFTPAALGLLRGALEEKDLACNGFDSCFSLSPNLMSCQEIPTEERPHPYDMDGQSFQHCVDLTGHEGVPTAESPLICNECGKTFQGNPDLIQHQIFHIGETSFMCNGCGKTFSQNSVLKSCHRSHMSEKACQCSECGKALRGCSDFSRHQSHHSSERPYMCNECGKAFSQNSSLKKHQKSHMSEKPYECNECGKAFRRSSNLIQHQRIHSGEKPYVCSECGKAFRRSSNLIKHHRTHTGEKPFECGECGKAFSQSAHLRKHQRVHTGEKPYECNDCGKPFSRVSNLIKHHRVHTGEKPYKCSDCGKAFSQSSSLIQHRRIHTGEKPHVCTVCGKAFSYSSVLRKHQIIHTGEKPYRCSVCGKAFSHSSALIQHQGVHTGDKPYECHECGKTFGRSSNLILHQRVHTGEKPYECTECGKTFSQSSTLIQHQRIHNGLKPHECSQCGKAFNRSSNLIHHQKVHTGEKPYTCVECGKGFSQSSHLIQHQIIHTGERPYKCSECGKAFSQRSVLIQHQRIHTGVKPYDCAACGKAFSQRSKLIKHQLIHTRE
- the ZNF16 gene encoding zinc finger protein 16 isoform X4, which encodes MPSLRTRREEAEMELSAPGPSPWTPAAQAPVNDAPAATHPGSAACGPPCCSDTELEAICPHYQQPDCNTRTEDKEFLHKEDVHEDMESQTEISEHCAGVSQVPELGDLCDDASERDWGVSEGRRLPQSLSQEGDFTPAALGLLRGALEEKDLACNGFDSCFSLSPNLMSCQEIPTEERPHPYDMDGQSFQHCVDLTGHEGVPTAESPLICNECGKTFQGNPDLIQHQIFHIGETSFMCNGCGKTFSQNSVLKSCHRSHMSEKACQCSECGKALRGCSDFSRHQSHHSSERPYMCNECGKAFSQNSSLKKHQKSHMSEKPYECNECGKAFRRSSNLIQHQRIHSGEKPYVCSECGKAFRRSSNLIKHHRTHTGEKPFECGECGKAFSQSAHLRKHQRVHTGEKPYECNDCGKPFSRVSNLIKHHRVHTGEKPYKCSDCGKAFSQSSSLIQHRRIHTGEKPHVCTVCGKAFSYSSVLRKHQIIHTGEKPYRCSVCGKAFSHSSALIQHQGVHTGDKPYECHECGKTFGRSSNLILHQRVHTGEKPYECTECGKTFSQSSTLIQHQRIHNGLKPHECSQCGKAFNRSSNLIHHQKVHTGEKPYTCVECGKGFSQSSHLIQHQIIHTGERPYKCSECGKAFSQRSVLIQHQRIHTGVKPYDCAACGKAFSQRSKLIKHQLIHTRE